The stretch of DNA gattcaagttctactatgccacatcaccctaaatcaactcattcattttttagggtttaacttttaaaaaaattatattatattccattactttaatttatacattaatatttaattttattataacttaaaatattaatttaaatggaaaaataaataaaaaagtacgttaataaaaactttaataaacttctgtaacaaaagttgtgaagaaaaagtatgagtaacaaattgtttctattaatgagctaacaatcgtaattaaaggagaaaaaaaatgctaagggtggtatattaactaaaaaaagctaatgattacaaaattattattattaataaattaataaaagatagcggttataattatattattattaaatttttaaagtagatagaaaaaaaaaaaaatataactgcTATGAAGCACCGTTCCTTCCTGACAGTGTCGTGATGACACATTGGCACAACTCCAGGTGAACCCACGAAAAACtggaagttaagtaattacacgCTGGCGGACAAACTCATTTTCACTCTcgttgtagatgctctaagAGGAGTCGAGAAATGTAAGGATGTGGTGGTCTTTTCTTAAATTGAAAACTACCACAAAAGACTATAGTGTCTTGCATGCATAATTaaaaggactaaaataaaaCGAAAAATTTAAAGaggcaaaataaaataaaataaaataaaaagatcagAGTAAAATCTAGATTTAAATGCACTTTTGACTCCTCAAGTTTGTCAATTGTGCGATTTTGATTATCCTAATGTAAAATGAGTAATTTTAGTCAATCACATTTACTCAATTTCTGATTTTATAGTCCTCAACTcatttttttccaattttttttgtttagttgATATTTTTGTCGCTTGACTAGAATggatattatttaaattaaaatataaaaaaaatttcatattttaaaaaaatataaaaaatttacaggAAAGATAGAGTTAAAATCTAATTAGTCTTCCACCATCACGACCACACTCTAATATGGTATGcaactctctctctttttcattTTGCTTGTGATTGTGAgcttcaatattttatttaaatatctcaAATTGAAAATATGAAACATAACATATTTCTTCACAACCTAGATGcacaaataacaacaacaaataataaatataaagtctCCGACGACTCTAACTCCGTTGAATCCATTTGTGACGATTCCTTTACGACTTCGACAACTAAGTCATcgccagaaaaaaaaaaaaaaaaaaaaaggtcacTAACTCCGTTTTCTAAATTTtgcttctttttttaatttatatattttaatttaaataacatCCGATATGACCACATGTCAAAGATGTCACATCATTAGATAGTGCCAACTCTATAAAAATTTGGAGGAAAATGAATTGGAAAGGACAAAATCAAAATTGTTCATTCAAAGCTAAGggatcaaatataaatatatattgtgataaaatgataaatttgtttttgtaatctattcaatttttttcttttaaaataacattcatatattattattcatcaacacaaaatagaatatatatacaTCATAACACATAACATAGATGACAgagataaataatattattgtccatcaatttttctttttaaatatcaatcaaagtttattattagtaactatataaaaaaataattaacataaaacTCAAACATATCAAAGATGATAGAGAAAAAAAGACAGATATGAACAAAGAAAACAATAAGAAATAATCAtctaaattaaaagtttatttttttcaacatttcaatatgaacacaataaaaaaacaaacataatttttattatattttagaataaaataaattagaaaacaaCCATAAAACATGAGGACAAATATAAAAAGAGGAAATCAACCTTACATTGACCAccataaacaaaaaaaagtaagggagtcaaaagtatatatatattatctttttcaaaattgcTGTTGTGATTTGTTGTACACCTCTATTTTTTTCCCCTTAAAGGTGTATAAAGAATcataatagttttttaaaaggtaaaaattcactttttgaccatcctattttattttgtatttattttaattaataatcatagctatcaattttttaaaaaatgagcacgaaaattcattttttttaaatgagctgccaatttttattaaaaaataagtacacgtaatcataaaaaaaaaaagttaaataaatttttagtcatatacatttttttcacactttttagttcctataaatatcatatttttcaattttaatcccTACTTTGAGGACTGAAATGGAAAACAATGATATTTATAAGACTAAAAAGtgcgattttttttttataaaaagtaaaagtgAAATACaacatttttacataaattaaaaatttatttaattcaaaaaacatAAGGTCACATCAACGTTGATAGAATCAAAATAATGGAccattcatttttaaaatgagCTAAAAATTAATAgatcaaaattacaattttcaaactaaaatgactaaaatagttaaattttaaaacttaaaatatcaCAAGTGCATTTTAGTCTAAAACTTGTAAACATACGTATTACATGtttttctcatatatatatatatatatatatataNNNNNNNNNNNNNNNNNNNNNNNNNNNNNNNNNNNNNNNNNNNNNNNNNNNNNNNNNNNNNNNNNNNNNNNNNNNNNNNNNNNNNNNNNNNNNNNNNNNNNNNNNNNNNNNNNNNNNNNNNNNNNNNNNNNNNNNNNNNNNNNNNNNNNNNNNNNNNNNNNNNNNNNNNNNNNNNNNNNNtatatatatatatatatatatattgagaatgtaatagttataataataagttagcatccttaaataatttttttttgtggtaGTATATGTTAGTGGTGCCAACATAGTAAGGGTGATCCATCTGTTAATTACGATGTTTCTtgcttcttttctttttataaaaaagatggTACTATCTGATCCCATGCGCCACATATTTTTTTAGCAACTTTTCATGGCCATGGCTTGCCATGATGGCTTTAGATGATAGATTTGTGATACACTTTTACTATGATATGGCACATGTTGGCTTAAATATGCCTTTAAcggtaaaaaaaagttaaaaggaTAAAGAATGGagccaacttttttttttaagaagaaaGGAGACATATATGAGATGGCCTAATCACGGGATTTAATATCTCTATAACGAAGGACAAAACTTTGGGTCCCAAGTGAAAGATCATACAGTTGTATGATTGGCTAAATCACACAAGAAGTTGGTCCATCTCATATATCTTCATTAGAGCATGGGATTTTGTCTAGCATTGATAGCGAGTTAAACGTGAAACGACCTAATTTGAAGTGAATGAAATGTAGTATTTATGTTTGAGCTCTTATATAAGTAGATGAAAGGGAAATTCCATGCAATTCATGTTTTCTTAAGTTCCAtttatcaatttcaattttctaatttatttacaagagtACTTGATTTTATGCTCCATCATATAATCATTTTTCTTGTCTACACATGTGAAACACGTGCAAAATatgcaatttaattttttcgaAAAACATATTTTCGTAGAGATTATAATGAGTAGAGTTTAGATAAAGTACTATAGTATTTATTCCTATATATGTGTGAGTGgcaattattatataattgttAATGTTGATTTTAAGTTTAATAAGAATATATCAGTAGTTCTTAAGTTTTAATTCAACTAGCAATATTGAAATTGTTAAGTTGAATATTATGTCTTGAGTTTCGAACCTAAAACCTCACATTTGTGTGTGAGTTTCTAACTGTAATTATATCATctcatcaataaaaaaaaaaaaagaatctatcataatatcaacaaataaatatttaattgtggGATCTTGATaagttaaaaatttgaattcaatattatatcaaatatttcaatGATAAAACAAATTTGATGTTCAAGTTTCATCACACTTTCATGAATGCAGTGTTCTATCAAATCAAATGTCGAAGATGCAAAATGCAATGGAATATGAATAAAGAAtggaatattttataaaaactgaaatttgatgcaataaaattaactaatagaaataattttttaaatgagtttttttttattacaaaaaaggcaatatatatatatatatatatactgaTAGTTATTATGAAAAATgagaactattaataataactattggATTTAATTAAcgtataaaattaaattatttactaaaattGTTATGTGATTGTATCCTCATCCAATCACTCTTGGATATTATATGCTATAatatctctaaatttattttatttttatttttataataactcGAATTAAAAACTCTTTAATATTGTATCCAAACAATAAAACTCATTCTAGTAGTTGcaagataaaattatttaagaattttatttttatttatatatttttttactcaagaattttaattttactatagATGCGCgtttttattgtttatcaaaataaaaaactactcttcaatcattgttttttattaataaaaatcaatatgaaaaaatttgtattttcaaaaaatcccttgaaaaataattttcaaaattaaatatagaacttgtaaaaattgaattttgaatatCATAATTCAAACTAACCATACCCACGGTTTTAttacaataaacaaattaatgaatttattgataaaaaaagtttataatagttaattataaattaataatgcttaaataaaaaaaataagttattagattatataaactcgaaataacattttcaatagttaaattacaataattgaAATTTGTGAACTttgagtcaataaaatattacaataataaggattgaaatttgaaagttacaataatattataataaacaataaaaatgcagttttaataaaaatttaatctttgagtaaaaaaaatataaaaataatatctttattaAGCAGTTTTTAATTCGAGTTATTACGAAAATGGAAAGAATAAATTTAGAGATATTATAGCAAATAATATGAAAGAGTTATTGAGTGGAGATACAATCACATAACATCTTTAATTAGTAATTTGATCTTACgcattaattaaattcaatggttattattaatagttctcGTTTCTCACTTCatacactatatatatatttttgtagaacgagaaacacaaaaaagaagggtttaaattgtattttactttaaaacacTTTTAACAAGATTAAAGCAAAGCAATAGAgtagataaattaaaaatacataacaATACAACAAATTTATTCTAGTTCACCATCAACATGTACCTACGTTCAATACTTCAAACTGaagaatttaatccactaatttacCAACTGAATCACACTTCAATTGGACACTTACTAGTCAATCTGACTGTATTCaaatcttctcaaccttctaacTTAGTACAATTTGAGGGATGCAACTACTACTAGGCTATGTTGCAAAAAGAATAGGTTTAAGGGTTTTTTGAATAACTCTCACAAGAGAGTGTTTACAAGGTTGTactctcataaaatatttctcaatacttaaacaaaacaaaagattaaTAACAAGAATGAGAGTACAATGACAGTTGTATTGTGCTTATTGTGGtacattgttatatttttttaatgagagTTACACGTCATTTTATAGAGAGCCTTAGGGTTTATGGCTTTTGTCACTATCgcgagaaatcaacatgtataATGAATTTTAGTATCAAACCTTTAGAGATTGATTCACCATTAAAGATTGTCCAAAAATAATCCTTATAATTGATTATGCGTATCTTGATATAGAGACATAAAAGGCAGATAATATTATGATCAGAGCCTGCCACATAGACCTTcagacaaataaaatatttaagatgtTGAGGAAATGGTACACAAATTTGTCTTCTTCAGAATATTGACTTTTCAGAGCGTTTATTCCATCATAACATTGACTatttagagtgttgacttttaAATAGAGTCAAATGATCAAATGCTTGACGTGATTATCAGAGACACATAATAATTTGTTTGTCACACTTATCAGAGGTTTACAATCACTTGTTTGTTAGAGGCAAAATAATCAGATGCTTGTTGTAGTCATTAGAGTCAAACCAATTAGAGCATTGCTTGCATTAGCAAAATCACCAGagttgttatcattaaaacaagTAAGAGTCATAATTCTTGAAATCAACTTGATTATAATATACATATACGcacatatatatagatatattaaataatGAGTCGATCAACCCAAGCACAAACCGTGCAGAGGATATTCAATGTTtacaccaaaataaaaataaaagttaaaattacaCTAGAGACTCGTGTTCTCCAAATGCGAAAAACACTCAAAATTCAAGGCCGACAAAATCTAAGAAATACAATCATTCAATTTGAAAACAAGTAGATGGGTTTTGCCACCATTGAAGACAAGACCGCCCAAAACTAATTATTACTTATAAGTGAATAGgtttttaaataagttaaaatgcaaagaaaatattttatgatcaAATATAGATTTTATGCAATGGATTGTGGATGAATGAAAATGTGAACTTGAAGAAATCCTAGAACACTATATTTGCAATGTACATTTTATGAAAAACCAAGTTGTTTTGGTGAAAAAAATCAGTACATGGTTTTCAAAAGTTGAAGAAACTTAAATGCAAGGAATTGAAGAACATAAAAGTAAGTAAAttgtaagaaataaaaaaaggaaaggaaagaaaaatgaaaataaattaaagtgttGGAAATTTAAAAAGGATAAGTAAAATTGCAAGAAAGTAAATAGGAGGAAacgaaaataacatatttaagaTTTCTTGGGAATCGTTAATGTTgccattaaattttaatttttaaaatgatcaaTCAACCTTTAGAACAAAACCTTCAACgactatttataaataaaaaatttaatagttaTTGTTGTTGACATGACCAATATTACCAACTTAATAATTACTATTACTCGACATAATTTAAGATATTGTCGAGTAATGAACTTCAAAGCGTGTTTCGAGATTGTAGCATGTAATGCTATCGACTTGGACCTTTGTTAACAGTAatctttcttcaaattttattaactcCATAAACTTTGACTTTCACTTTGGtgttttgtataaaaaaacatGGTATCAACAAATTATTAGagtgtatataaaaaaaaaaaaattattaaaatatattaatatattgatACTCGAaattataacaattaaataatttagtttatcaaaatttaaaaataataaattaattacttaatttaaacTATATCAATCAATTTAATCTCTTCATCTAAATACTTCTTTTAGTAACATacataaaaagtttaaaaaaccaataaaaaaatacaaaatatattgaCTTAAATAGTCTATTATCAGatcaaaataaacataaaaaccGTTTAAAGTACGATTAAATTACAATGCTAAATTAGTTtacttttatctattttatattttttagtagcatatttgtattttttaaaataaacaaataaatagcttgagtaaaaaagaaaaaacaattagcgattgtaacaaaaataaaaaagcaaataGTGCCTGACAGAAGCTCTGGTGCCAATTCGTGCCGGAAATCTACCGTACCATATAGCATCGCTACCACTGCAGCCAAGCCACTAGCAAGCgaaagagagaagaagaaacaTGAGGCCTATTCTGATGAAAGGCCATGAGAGGCCATTAACGTTCCTCAAATACAACAGGGATGGCGATCTCCTCTTTTCTTGCGCCAAAGACCACAACCCCACCGTCTGGTTTGCTGACAACGGAGAACGTTTGGGCACTTATCGTGGCCATAATGGCGCTGTTTGGTGCTGCGATGTATCAAGTAacttctttctttctctttcacTTTGATTATTTCTCTTTCGATTTCAACTTTACCTAATTTTGTTATATGCATCTTCTCAATCGCGCCGCAATTGCTTATGCCGCCGAGCGGAATCGCTGTGAAATCGCGGCGCTTCCCTTTTCCGTCTACGCTTCTAGGGTTCTCACGTGAAATCCCTTAAATGcccttttttattaaaatgttatgtttttGTAAGGGTATATTTGTCTATTCCAATTATTATAAGTGGCGCGAAACTCATATGCTCTGTTCTACGAACTCTTCTTCATCGCGCACAGCTTCGTTTCCCTGCATGTTCTGTTATCCTCTGCTTTTAATACTTTAATTAGTAATTAAGTTATATttcgttttgatttttaatgttAGAGACAAATGACcaaagttaattttaattattaagtttGATTAACccctttgattttgtgtgttttGCTATTTCCTAGTATTTATTTATGCGTCTTCTTGGAGTTTATGTTTAGTTTATATACTTTTTTGCTACAGCAAATCTTAAATTTTAAGTAATTAGTATTGGTAATATTATTAGTGTTTTTTTGAGGGTGGAGATCGAACCCACGGCCTTCTTATCACTCTACTTCCAAACTCCCCACCTCAACCACTAAACCAACCTTATATTATGTCCCCATTCACCTATTTAGTATTCGCAACTGCCGTCATTCTGCTTTCTTCTATACTGTTATAGTATGTTGCTATCAAGGATTAACAAGATATATGTAAGTTGAATTGATGGTTGGATGGTTACAACAATATGTAAGTTGAATCGATGGTTGGATGGTTGCAGGAGATTCTGGTCGACTAATTACCGGAAGTGCTGACCAGACGGTGAAGCTATGGAATGTGCAAAGTGGTCAACAATTGTTTACCTTCAATTTTGATTCCCCTGCAAGGTCTGTTGACTTCAGCGTCGGTGATAAGCTTGCAGTTATTACTACTGACCCGTTTATGGAACTCACTTCAGCAATCCATGTCAAACGCATTGCTAAAGATCCTGCAGACCGTAAGAAACCTCTTTCTTTATCTCTCTGTAAATTTGATCACTGCCAATGATAATGCCTATCCTTCTTTGTTCTCTTCAGAGACTGGCGAATCTTTGCTTGTCATTAAGGGTCCTCAAGGAAGAATCAATAGAGCCATTTGGGGACCCCTCAATAGAACCATTATCAGTGCTGGAGAAGACTCCGTCGTTCGTATTTGGGATTCTGAggtctttcttttctttctttcctatATTTATTTTGCGAACGTCCTTATCACCATCAAGGACAATTACTTGATTCTGTTTCACTTGCTTGCAGACCGGGAAACTACTTAAGGAGTCTGACAAGGAATCAGGACACAAGAAGACAGTAACATCACTTGTTAAATCTGCTGACGGGTCGCACTTCCTCACGGGATCCCTGGATAAGTCTGCTAAGGTATCATCATTTTAATTCTTTCTTTATCGTTTGTAACATACCATGATATTATTTTAGGGTAAGTCTGCTAAGGTATCATCATTTTAATTCTTTCTTAATCGTTTGTAACATACCATGATATTACTTTAGTTCACCTAACTGGTTTCTTTTCTCCTGTCTCCAACTAGCTTTGGGATGCCAGAACATTGTCTCTTGTCAAGACATATGTGACAGAACGGCCTGTCAATGCAGTGGCAATGTCACCTCTACTTGATCATGTATGTATTTGTGTATTGTCAAtcatttaaactaatttttcgCCATGTCATgatatcaatattaataatatggcTAATCTATGCAAGTAATATTGTTTCACctttatttgattaataaattaatgtctTCCGTCTGCATAAAGGTTTCCTATCCTTTTAGAAAGCTGGTTAAAAGTTTGCCTAATACCCCAATCCTGTTTTTTCTTGGTGTGAATTTATTCTCCATAAACTACATAAATCTTTTTTGCAAATCTCAGTTGCTTAGTTGTTCATGAAAGAAATGCACCTCTAAATAGTTCCTTCCTGATAGTTCTGCATCAAAATCTTATATGTGCTTTagttttcttctttatttagTTGGGATGCATATTATTCCAGTCATTGTACGGTTTTCTCTATTCCTTACCCGATGTTTTTTTGTAGGTGGTACTTGGAGGTGGCCAGGATGCATCGGCTGTTACAACTACTGATCACCGTGCTGGAAAATTTGAAGCCAAGTTCTTCGATAAGGTAGATTTGGTTTATCTTCTGTATTCCAATACTGTTTTGAGTTCTTTAAGGCTtctatttttcatatttgttattcatttttgtttagATTCTTCAAGAAGAAATTGGGGGCGTGAAAGGTCATTTTGGACCAATTAATGCACTGGCCTTTAACCCTGATGGAAGAAGGTACATTCTTTATTTTTCACCTTCacctcttttttcttttcaatcgTGTGTGGCATATTTTTACTGTTGGAAATGTGATATAATTAACTGGCAAAAGAGAGAATCTAATTGAATGAGAACAAATAGAGGTACATTTGTATCTAAACATTTCTGGTGTTTCCCCCTTGCACCCTTCAAACCATAGGTCTGCTATCAAAAACTTCAATTCACCGTGGAATTGGAGAAATGGTCTATACCATGATTATGCTAATATGTTAAACCTTTTACtatgtataatttataatttatatgcaCCACTAGTTCACTtgataaattgaaatttaatatttttccaTATGCTATTTACTGTAAATGACTGTTGAATATGTAAGGTATAGGCATGGTATAAATATAAACAAGTTGCAGATTGGTTTAGGGTGGAagatttttcattttgaatgaaGAAGATTTCTAGAGATAGAATAACAGGATCAACAACATTTAATTTcgagatatttttttatctttttagtttattaaatatgtctcgaaattttttaatttattaaatatgtcaATAAACGAGTCATTAATGCCATGTAATTAGACAAATGCCAACTCATACAACTGTGACTTCGTTTGCCACGTCAACATTTTTGTAAAGGAAGATGGCGTTAAGGACCAAAAAtgatagtttttaattttgcaGGAGCTAAAACTAAAAACATTATTCTTCCAGGGACCAAACacattaaaaactcaattttttatgaGTAGGAAATTAACTTAGTATCTGGGGTTTACAACACTCGCAAACACTGATAGAACCCACGAATTAAGTTCAATGAAACTGTATATTATTTATGGTAAAGCTTGAGCACTAAGCTCtacaactaaaaatgataaACCAGAATCAAAGACTCCTCCCAGAGAAATAATTCTCCTCACAAACTCTTAGCAATTCATAGTCATACTTTCACCACACTCTCGGTCACAATATATTCCTATTCCATTATTTATGCCATATGATGTCACCATTTAATCTTCAAATTAGATGGATCTTTTTAAATTATGCCTGTATTATGTAATTATCAAAGGAAAGGAGTGTGAAGAGACAACTTTGATGATATTCCAACATGTTCTTAATCGAAGACTATCATTGTAGTGAATTGACACTTTATTGTGATTAAATTATGGTTTCAAATAATATGTTGCAAAGTGCAAATTGTAGCACTCGATTTAATTTACGAGACATTATATTATACAGTTGTTGGTAGTCTATTTTTGAAATAACAGATGTTTATGTCTTAATGGTACATTAGTGATGCAGAGTCCTGAATAGAAGTTAGCTGttgaacaatttttatttatttattggtcTTTCACattctttgttttgtagttttTCAAGTGGAGGTGAAGATGGATACGTACGTTTGCATCACTTCGACCCAGATTATTTCAATATCAAAATTTAGTGCTGGAGAGTTTCTGGTTGATATAAAGTGCGGTTTCTAGAAGTTAGCTTTCAATTTATTtcacattattatatttttgtgtcACTGTTGTGTACTAAAGCTGTTACTGGTAATCCTATTGCAATAAcattatgaatgaatttttgtTGGAGTTGAACTCTCGTATTTTAAGGTTTTCATAGCACAACACTTGATCTGGGATGGCAAGGTTTCACCAATAGCTATAATTAGTAAAGATTCCTTGCAAGATTATACGATTATGTAGAAAAAATAATGGAAAACATAGGGAAGATAATATTTGTATACATGCCTACATTTGATAAATTACTCAGACCTAACTCGTACCTGATGAgtaacaattttaatatattagttgATGCCATTGCATCAAGAAAATCAAGGttataagtatttttatt from Cicer arietinum cultivar CDC Frontier isolate Library 1 chromosome 3, Cicar.CDCFrontier_v2.0, whole genome shotgun sequence encodes:
- the LOC101509158 gene encoding eukaryotic translation initiation factor 3 subunit I-like, which translates into the protein MRPILMKGHERPLTFLKYNRDGDLLFSCAKDHNPTVWFADNGERLGTYRGHNGAVWCCDVSRDSGRLITGSADQTVKLWNVQSGQQLFTFNFDSPARSVDFSVGDKLAVITTDPFMELTSAIHVKRIAKDPADQTGESLLVIKGPQGRINRAIWGPLNRTIISAGEDSVVRIWDSETGKLLKESDKESGHKKTVTSLVKSADGSHFLTGSLDKSAKLWDARTLSLVKTYVTERPVNAVAMSPLLDHVVLGGGQDASAVTTTDHRAGKFEAKFFDKILQEEIGGVKGHFGPINALAFNPDGRSFSSGGEDGYVRLHHFDPDYFNIKI